Proteins from a single region of Selenihalanaerobacter shriftii:
- a CDS encoding metal-sensitive transcriptional regulator, producing the protein MRTKKSKQDLLNRLRTIKGHTAGIEKMISQDKDCLEILVQISAIKSSINKIGLAIVEDYAQDCIVDTIKEEGDVVKTLKDMINTTLKFNK; encoded by the coding sequence ATGAGAACCAAAAAATCAAAACAAGATTTATTAAATAGATTACGCACTATTAAAGGACATACTGCAGGAATAGAAAAAATGATTAGTCAAGATAAAGATTGTTTAGAAATTTTGGTTCAGATTTCAGCGATAAAATCCTCAATTAACAAAATAGGCTTAGCAATTGTTGAAGATTATGCTCAGGATTGTATTGTAGATACTATTAAAGAAGAGGGTGATGTAGTAAAAACCTTAAAAGATATGATTAATACAACTTTAAAATTTAATAAGTAG
- a CDS encoding spore germination protein: protein MFKKLIDKARNIFSKDDKDSNKTQERIPISSDIDKVHKKVKELFGKSDDVTIREFVIGNSSVKALIVMIDGMIDKKIINRDVLQPLMVQSRGVPPGEDEISDMYDWVNERVLTFQSVKESDDFKGSIDAVLSGDTVLFIDGYDQSLIISARGWDERGVQRPTTEKVIRGPKESFTETLRTNTSLIRRKIKNTNLKFESMVIGSVSRTQVSIGYIEGIVNPKIVKEVKTRLKDIEVDAILDTGYIQEYIEDAPLSPLPTIHRTERPDGVAGKLLEGKVTILVDGSPSALTVPTIFVEYLSISEDYYQRASFSTFTRWLRIVAFFTTLLLPAFYVAIVSFHQEMLPTQLIISIAAEREGVPFPSVVEAILMGLLFEILREAGTRMPRPIGQAVSIVGALILGEAAVTAGLTSTPMVIVAALTGVGVFVIPSADLAFTLIPLRFLLTILSAILGMFGILLGLLMITIHMASLRSFGIPYLSPLAPGTYRDLKDVLVRAPWWAMNTRPNLYTENQIRQEVNQKPQDPEDDEKELKHSD from the coding sequence ATGTTTAAAAAGTTAATAGATAAAGCTAGAAATATATTTAGCAAGGATGATAAAGACAGTAATAAGACACAAGAGAGAATACCGATTTCTAGTGATATAGATAAAGTACATAAAAAAGTTAAAGAGCTTTTTGGTAAGAGTGATGATGTTACTATTAGAGAATTTGTTATTGGTAATAGTTCAGTCAAAGCTTTAATTGTAATGATTGATGGTATGATAGATAAAAAAATAATTAATAGAGATGTATTACAGCCTTTAATGGTTCAAAGTCGTGGTGTTCCACCAGGTGAAGATGAGATTTCTGATATGTATGACTGGGTCAATGAAAGAGTTTTGACTTTTCAGAGTGTTAAAGAATCAGATGATTTTAAAGGAAGTATAGATGCTGTATTATCAGGAGATACAGTACTTTTTATAGATGGCTATGATCAATCACTGATAATTAGTGCTCGTGGTTGGGATGAACGAGGGGTACAGCGACCAACTACTGAAAAGGTAATTCGCGGTCCAAAAGAGTCCTTTACAGAAACTTTAAGAACTAATACATCCTTAATTAGAAGAAAGATTAAGAATACTAATCTCAAATTTGAAAGTATGGTGATTGGTAGTGTGAGTAGGACTCAAGTTTCTATAGGGTACATAGAAGGTATAGTTAATCCTAAAATAGTCAAAGAGGTAAAGACAAGGTTAAAGGATATTGAAGTTGATGCTATTTTAGATACTGGTTATATTCAAGAATATATAGAAGATGCTCCACTATCTCCTTTACCTACTATCCATCGAACAGAAAGGCCAGATGGAGTAGCAGGCAAATTATTAGAAGGGAAAGTAACTATCTTAGTTGATGGCTCACCATCAGCTTTAACGGTACCCACTATTTTTGTTGAATATTTATCAATCAGTGAGGATTATTATCAACGAGCATCCTTCAGTACTTTTACTCGGTGGTTAAGAATTGTAGCTTTCTTTACTACTCTCTTATTACCTGCATTTTATGTGGCTATAGTCAGTTTTCATCAAGAAATGTTACCTACTCAATTGATAATTAGTATTGCTGCAGAAAGAGAAGGTGTCCCTTTTCCTTCAGTAGTAGAAGCCATATTAATGGGGCTATTATTTGAAATTTTACGAGAAGCAGGAACAAGGATGCCTCGACCTATAGGTCAAGCAGTCAGTATCGTTGGTGCTTTAATTTTAGGAGAAGCAGCTGTTACTGCTGGATTAACCAGTACCCCTATGGTAATTGTGGCTGCTTTAACTGGAGTCGGTGTCTTTGTAATTCCGTCTGCTGATTTAGCCTTTACTTTAATTCCATTAAGATTCTTATTGACAATTTTATCTGCTATATTAGGAATGTTTGGAATCTTATTAGGGTTATTAATGATCACTATTCATATGGCTTCTTTACGATCGTTTGGAATACCTTATCTTTCTCCATTAGCACCAGGGACTTATCGAGATTTAAAAGATGTTTTAGTGAGAGCTCCTTGGTGGGCTATGAATACTCGGCCTAATCTTTATACTGAAAATCAAATTAGACAAGAGGTTAATCAAAAACCTCAAGATCCTGAAGATGATGAGAAAGAGTTAAAGCACTCTGATTAG
- a CDS encoding GerAB/ArcD/ProY family transporter, with amino-acid sequence MLEEGKISGKQLQWLLIVVLISTNILFLPSITAKYAAQDSWLSIILAAVVGAIFIYFIVKLALRFPNQTIAGYSSLIVGKFFGKVITLFYILVYLYVNIIIVREFGEVLTSNFLIQTPMELVIALIIIISASAVRNGIEVISRVNELILPTVILFLIIMFILIIPEVDYSNLKPVLADGIFPVIKGTSSHMPIIGEMVVMLMILPAINCPKQAMGSVYKGLMISTILVLLTMIQILALFGTETSQLTLPVLGLIRYISLFGFIERIDALLVASWVGGGFIKITVFYYCMSVATAEFFNLKSYKSVVLPLGVIMLSLSIMIAFNVRVLINLAFERSISLYLAFLVLGIPILLLLIAKIRGIRGEF; translated from the coding sequence ATGTTAGAAGAAGGTAAGATTTCTGGAAAACAATTGCAATGGCTTTTGATTGTAGTTTTGATTTCTACTAATATACTCTTTCTGCCCTCTATAACTGCAAAGTATGCTGCTCAAGATAGTTGGTTATCTATAATTTTAGCTGCTGTTGTTGGTGCTATCTTCATTTATTTTATTGTTAAGTTAGCTTTAAGGTTTCCTAACCAAACGATTGCTGGTTATAGCTCATTAATCGTTGGTAAATTTTTTGGTAAGGTAATTACTTTATTTTATATATTAGTCTATTTATATGTTAATATAATTATTGTTAGAGAATTCGGTGAGGTATTAACTAGTAATTTTCTCATTCAGACTCCAATGGAGCTTGTAATAGCATTAATAATAATTATTTCAGCTTCAGCTGTTCGGAATGGAATTGAAGTTATCTCTAGGGTTAATGAATTAATTTTACCTACAGTGATTCTTTTTTTAATTATTATGTTTATATTAATAATTCCTGAAGTTGATTATTCTAATTTGAAGCCGGTTTTAGCTGATGGAATATTTCCGGTTATTAAAGGTACTAGTTCTCATATGCCTATTATAGGTGAGATGGTTGTAATGCTTATGATTTTACCTGCTATTAATTGTCCTAAACAAGCCATGGGTTCAGTTTATAAAGGTCTAATGATATCAACTATTTTAGTTTTATTAACAATGATTCAAATATTAGCCTTATTTGGTACAGAAACATCTCAATTGACATTACCTGTCTTAGGTTTAATTCGATATATTAGCCTTTTTGGATTTATAGAAAGAATAGATGCTCTATTAGTAGCTAGTTGGGTCGGCGGCGGCTTCATTAAAATTACAGTCTTTTATTATTGTATGTCAGTTGCTACAGCTGAATTTTTTAATTTGAAAAGTTATAAATCAGTAGTATTACCGTTAGGTGTAATTATGCTATCTCTATCTATAATGATTGCTTTTAATGTAAGAGTACTTATTAATTTAGCTTTTGAAAGATCAATTTCTTTATATTTGGCTTTTTTAGTTTTAGGAATTCCAATATTACTACTATTAATAGCTAAAATTCGTGGAATTAGAGGTGAATTTTAA
- a CDS encoding Ger(x)C family spore germination protein — translation MNQKFLLITIIIILLTTISGCYDRTEIDQLGLVAATGIDQAKDKDKLKLTAQIIKPSQIKAQGAKGASGTKAYWTVSATGYTVFDAIRNLTEQTGRKLFWAHNIAIIFGEEFAREGINKSLDLFNRDPELRRRSWILVAKGVEAKEILETETELEKIPAVGIDLLMKSKSISGKVFSADVQQFIPRLTSQDVSPVATPIELVAKENLRKEEKEAKETGAKKPKKRMRVNGAAVFKDDKLVAWFGERATRGLLWIRGDVQSGSIIVNCPDDKEKKISLEIIGASRELIPKIVNGEPQIDIEISEEGNLADKQCPENLVTLEKIEMLEDRQAAAIRNEIELAIKRSQELNNDILGFSKAFYRELPQEWKKMQDDWDEIFPSLKVNIKVTAQIRRYGLIKNAEQSQY, via the coding sequence ATGAATCAAAAATTTTTGCTTATAACAATTATTATTATTTTATTAACTACTATAAGTGGTTGTTATGATAGAACAGAGATTGATCAATTAGGTTTAGTAGCAGCAACAGGAATTGACCAGGCTAAAGATAAAGATAAATTAAAGCTTACTGCTCAGATAATAAAACCATCTCAAATTAAAGCGCAAGGAGCAAAAGGAGCAAGTGGAACTAAAGCTTATTGGACGGTATCTGCTACAGGTTATACAGTCTTTGATGCAATCAGAAATCTTACAGAACAGACCGGTAGAAAGCTATTTTGGGCCCATAATATAGCTATTATCTTTGGAGAGGAATTTGCTAGAGAAGGTATAAATAAAAGTTTAGACCTCTTTAATCGGGATCCGGAATTAAGAAGGAGAAGCTGGATATTAGTGGCTAAAGGTGTAGAGGCAAAAGAAATATTAGAAACTGAAACCGAATTAGAGAAGATTCCTGCTGTAGGGATAGATTTGTTAATGAAAAGTAAAAGCATAAGTGGTAAGGTATTTAGTGCAGATGTGCAGCAATTTATTCCAAGGTTGACTAGTCAGGATGTTTCACCGGTTGCTACGCCGATTGAATTAGTTGCAAAAGAAAATTTAAGAAAAGAAGAAAAAGAAGCGAAAGAAACAGGAGCTAAAAAGCCTAAAAAGAGAATGCGTGTAAATGGGGCAGCAGTATTTAAAGATGATAAATTAGTTGCTTGGTTTGGGGAAAGAGCAACTAGAGGTTTACTGTGGATTAGAGGAGATGTTCAAAGTGGAAGTATAATAGTTAATTGTCCTGATGATAAAGAAAAAAAGATTAGTCTTGAGATTATAGGTGCTAGTAGAGAGCTTATTCCTAAGATAGTTAATGGTGAACCACAAATAGATATAGAGATTAGTGAAGAAGGCAATCTAGCTGACAAACAGTGTCCTGAAAATTTAGTTACACTTGAGAAGATAGAGATGTTAGAAGATAGACAAGCGGCAGCGATTCGTAATGAAATAGAATTAGCAATAAAAAGATCACAAGAATTAAATAATGATATTTTAGGATTTAGTAAAGCTTTTTATAGGGAATTACCGCAGGAATGGAAGAAAATGCAGGATGATTGGGATGAGATTTTTCCTAGCTTAAAAGTGAATATTAAGGTTACAGCTCAAATTAGACGTTATGGATTAATAAAGAATGCTGAGCAGTCACAATATTAA
- a CDS encoding CtsR family transcriptional regulator: MGNLSEEIEYYLKKRLAKNNDTKSIIKIQRNKIAKEFNCVPSQINYVLKTRFNMENGYIVESQRGGGGYIKITKVEHGSKLETLKLMRNQLGKGISQRKTLNILQRLYEEEIITKREKELLEAIIHRRSLNIDLPGRDVLRARILRSTLDVLAK, encoded by the coding sequence ATGGGAAATCTGTCAGAGGAGATAGAATATTATCTTAAAAAAAGATTAGCCAAAAACAATGATACTAAAAGCATTATTAAGATTCAAAGGAATAAGATAGCTAAGGAATTTAATTGTGTACCTTCCCAAATAAATTATGTATTAAAGACAAGATTTAATATGGAAAACGGATATATCGTAGAGAGTCAGCGTGGTGGTGGGGGTTATATTAAGATTACTAAAGTAGAACATGGCTCTAAATTAGAAACTTTAAAATTGATGCGTAATCAGTTAGGAAAAGGAATTTCTCAAAGGAAGACACTGAACATATTACAGAGGCTGTATGAAGAAGAGATTATCACTAAACGCGAAAAAGAGTTATTAGAGGCTATTATACATCGTCGTAGTTTAAATATAGATTTACCTGGAAGAGATGTGTTAAGAGCTAGGATATTACGTTCCACCTTAGATGTATTAGCTAAATAG
- a CDS encoding UvrB/UvrC motif-containing protein, producing the protein MVCQECQENKATVHVTKIVNGKKKEFYLCEECAQEKGEIAFGNESFSFNNLLAGLLNNDFGSSSNKSNFNLDYKSEDRCESCGLSYNEFSRAGKLGCNECYTEFEGRADKLLKRIHGSKKHTGKVPQRAGGVIRTKKEIKKLRQKMQDAVQKENFEEAAELRDKIKELETEIK; encoded by the coding sequence ATGGTCTGTCAAGAATGTCAAGAGAATAAAGCAACGGTACATGTTACTAAGATAGTTAATGGGAAGAAGAAAGAATTTTATCTTTGTGAAGAATGTGCTCAAGAGAAAGGCGAAATAGCTTTTGGAAATGAATCTTTCTCCTTTAATAATTTATTAGCTGGACTATTAAATAATGATTTTGGTTCTAGTTCTAATAAATCTAATTTTAATTTAGATTATAAGTCTGAAGATAGATGTGAGAGTTGTGGTTTGAGTTATAATGAGTTTAGCCGAGCGGGGAAGTTAGGATGTAATGAATGTTATACTGAGTTTGAGGGGCGCGCCGATAAACTGTTAAAAAGAATTCATGGTAGCAAAAAACATACCGGTAAAGTTCCACAAAGAGCCGGTGGTGTCATTAGAACTAAAAAAGAGATTAAAAAGTTACGCCAGAAGATGCAAGATGCTGTACAGAAGGAAAATTTTGAAGAAGCAGCTGAGTTAAGAGATAAGATTAAGGAGTTGGAAACAGAAATTAAATAA
- a CDS encoding protein arginine kinase translates to MSWNKKVNNFLNKWMKGAGPKGDVVISSRIRLARNIMGLPFPNNASAEALSEIADKVKDALDNIEDLGLKVLELETIPSLEREVMVEKHLISPQHANPGKNKALALTDDESISIMINEEDHLRMQVLYPGLQLEEAWQLNDEVDDKLEAELNFAFSEEYGYLTACPTNAGTGMRASVMLHLPALSLTQRISEVLRATSQLGLAVRGIYGEGTEALGNIYQISNQVTLGPTEEEIIENLEGVIKQIIDQERSLRKMLLKNNKLDLTDKIYRGYGILKHARRISSKEAMKLLSDVRLGIDLGIIEDIPTNIFNELMVLINSAALQRLEGRELSSTERDEKRAELIRERISNKE, encoded by the coding sequence ATGTCCTGGAATAAAAAAGTTAATAATTTTTTAAATAAATGGATGAAAGGGGCTGGTCCAAAAGGAGATGTTGTAATTAGCAGTAGAATCAGACTAGCTAGAAATATTATGGGGTTGCCATTTCCTAATAATGCTTCTGCAGAAGCATTATCTGAAATAGCAGATAAAGTAAAGGATGCTTTAGATAATATAGAAGATTTGGGTTTGAAAGTTTTAGAATTAGAAACTATTCCAAGTTTAGAAAGAGAAGTAATGGTAGAGAAACACCTTATCAGTCCTCAACATGCTAATCCTGGTAAAAACAAAGCATTAGCCTTAACAGATGATGAGAGTATTAGTATTATGATTAATGAAGAAGATCATTTAAGAATGCAGGTGTTATATCCTGGTTTGCAGTTAGAAGAGGCTTGGCAGTTAAATGATGAAGTTGATGATAAGTTAGAAGCAGAATTAAATTTCGCTTTCAGTGAAGAGTATGGTTATTTAACAGCGTGTCCTACTAATGCTGGTACTGGAATGAGGGCGTCAGTAATGCTCCATTTACCAGCTTTAAGCTTAACCCAACGGATTAGTGAAGTATTAAGGGCAACTTCTCAGTTAGGTTTAGCAGTAAGAGGAATATATGGTGAAGGGACTGAAGCGTTAGGGAATATTTATCAGATTTCTAATCAAGTAACATTAGGGCCTACAGAAGAAGAAATAATTGAGAACTTGGAAGGTGTTATTAAACAGATTATTGACCAAGAAAGAAGTTTGAGAAAAATGTTACTGAAGAATAATAAATTGGATTTAACAGATAAGATTTATCGAGGTTATGGTATTCTAAAGCATGCTCGAAGGATATCAAGTAAAGAAGCAATGAAACTATTATCTGATGTAAGGTTAGGGATAGATTTGGGTATAATTGAAGATATACCTACCAATATATTTAACGAACTAATGGTTTTAATTAATTCAGCAGCTTTACAAAGATTAGAAGGTAGAGAATTAAGTTCTACTGAACGTGATGAAAAACGTGCAGAGTTAATCAGAGAAAGAATTTCAAATAAAGAGTAG